From the Scylla paramamosain isolate STU-SP2022 unplaced genomic scaffold, ASM3559412v1 Contig9, whole genome shotgun sequence genome, the window ccacacacacgcccacacgcccactCATCGTACGCCCGCCGACTCACGCTCATCCAGTCACGcacattatttatatatttttcttttcatgtttgtaatGCAAGGCTGAGGTTACCGTATCGTGCACCCACCACTGGCTGATTTCGTACGTGTGAAAAGATTATCGTACGTTACTTTTATTATTCAATTTTTATAATGCAGGTTAATGTGCGTAGTTAATCTAACGATTGTCTATCTGACACTTGTTTGATTATAAAGTGATGGACTGAatgtattccttctcttccttcttccttctcttcctcttcctcctcttcctcctcctcctcatcttttgcTCTATTTGATTATATCATCAGTTCTTATTTGATTATAAAGTGATGAAGTACGtcatttttcctcctgctcctcttgctcctccaccCTGCCTGAGGGAATTGAGGGAGGTGAACTGGTTGAGCTGGCAGGCACTCGCGTTCATTCTCACTACAGACGCAGGAAGTGACGGTTGAGGGCAGGCGAGCTGaaaggtgagtgtggtggtgtgtgtgtgtatttgtggcTGAATTGACTTGGTGGCGTGACTTTGGAAGGGGTGGATGATACGGCTGGCAGTAGTTGATTTGGAGAGCGACTGTGATTTAGGTAAGAGTGAACGAATACCAATGAGTAATTTGTATAGATAACTGAATAATAAGGGTGTACTACTGAATAATAGTGAATCAGTGACCGACTGCGTAATGTACTTGTGCAGTGATGATGTGTGGTGTTAGATTAAggaatattttctttgtattggtGTTGATAATGGAATATAGGATGATTATAGCCTGTGGTGTAATCAGATTTACGGTGTACTCTCCAGGGgcatggcgtggtggtggtggtggtggtgatggtggtggcggcggtggtggtgacatgcTTCCTCGCGTGCCTTAAGTAGGTAAGGATCGTTATGTaaaggtgttggtggtggtgatttattTAACGACTGTGGTAATTTGTACACGTGTCATAGCCTGTTAGTGGTGATATAAGCGTGTTACGGTGGTGATGTGTTATAGTTCACGGTACTGCAGTTGTGATGACGCGTGTGGCAGTGGTGAGTTATGTTTACCTACTctagggttgtggtggtggtgagtgaataTATTGCGTATGGCGGATGTGATTAGGTGCGCGGCCGCTGTAATGCCTATTCAGGGGATAACATGTTCACCATTGCATTGTCCATTCCTACCaattcttttactcctcctcctccctcctcctccttcatcctgctgctgctcctcccttctcctctagCTGCTGCTCCTCATAGGTCACAAGGCCTCCTGTCACgtctttcctatgtattcctcctGCTAGTCCTCCAGCGGCTGCTCCTgttcttaatgttttcttttaccacttTTGAAGAAATAATATTGGAAAAGTGTGCAAGTTTTGAAGAAATTAGTTACATTTGCCAGCGGTCAGACCTGGTGTGCACTTGTGGTCCCTTGTTACAACAGGAAGGATGCAGGTGAGGTTGTTGGTGGTGGGTCATTAGGGAGCTGTAAAGGATCAgtttatggataaggatgagTGGGAGTAGTTAGGCACTTAATACAGGGACAGTCATGTGTAGGCCTAACACGGAGTTGTGTGCAGGCCTAACGTCTTCCTGCACCATCCCTCGTCTTCTCGGGTTCATGGAAATTGAAAGaactttaattcattttttattttattgtactGATCAATGACATCTAGGCctactgaattttttttctcatttcaccAAGGTTAGATTAATAGGTGTTGTTAGGTTAATATAAATTTAAACTCGGTAATTTCTAatagtattttatttatgtattgacttaattcattatttaattttttactagTGGTATTAATGACACTTAGGCatactgaattttttttaattaatgagAGGGGAAACATGAATTCATTATGGAATATTTACCTTAATTAATTGTGTGGGTGTTTTTAGTTGTGGCATTTATCTaaatctatcagtctgtctatcttaGTCCATCTGTtaatctatcagtctgtctatctgtttggctgtatctatcagtctttatctgcctgtcagttttctcctcctcctcttcctgtgacACTGGGCAATGAGaaaaggcaaaataaataaatgtgtccTTGTATAACCCCAAATGTAAGGGAAGTTTAATTTCCATCCGTCGGTATTTTCAGTGAAAAATCCGTAAATTCATGAAAATTTGTTAAGTGCACTGAAAAATCACCAAAGGTCTTGGCAATACCACCACGAAGTTTCATGGCAGTACTGCGGTTCCAAGCATGTTTTTTAACTATTAAATGGCCGGGAGGCGTGGTATGTTTATATCGTGCCCTTTAATACTTTTGCTATTACTACTCATGTTTTCCCTctgttttatagattttttcgtttttacgttttttttttttgtagaagtcACTTCATATAAAAGAGGTAGTTGGCAACACTGGAGTTGGGGGGAGGCTGGCCTCTAGGCGATCGATACCCCCCCCAGTGCTGGCTGACGccgtggaaggagagaagctaCGTGCTCCTTAACCTGGTGTTGCCCCCGTGATTGCCTTTATTCGGGCTTTTACTTCTTGGTGTACACTTTCTTCAACTTGGAGGCATTGCAGACAATGCCTAGGCCAAAGAAGAACGTGGCTTTACGTCGCAAATGTGCAAAAATTGCGACAAAAGCATCTGTTGCCGCCAAGCGAAAGCGTCAGGCGGCTCCCAGAGTGTCAGGCGGCTTCTGGGAGCGGGGACGCATCCTGTTCCTAAGTTTATTCTTTATCAagttcatttgggaaaaaaccCGTTCAACAGAGGCATTGCTAATGGGCAGCGAAAGCATGGACAGAGCAAACTGCCCTACCTCCTTAAAATCCCGCTCCCCTGAGGCGTCCTGGTGGCTGTTAACAGTTAACCAAAACTTTTCGGAGTCGTTTATCACATCTTTTGGCCAGCTGACAGTTGCCAAGTCTTTGCCACTGCCCGTCGAGCTTACCAATATCCCCCGAATATTTTGGTAAGAAAGACAGCTCCTGCAGTCTTGGTTTCCTCACTCCGAGAACGGTTTCTGGAGGTCAGGGCATCCAAGCTCTGGAGATGGTTAATATTTGATGGAAGCCTTTGCTGCAGCTCCTGAAGAAGCTTCATCAGGAAGTCACGCCCGTGCTTCTTAACGGTGTGAACAATTCCGCTGTCCAACCTGCTCTGACCCAGTTCGATGTAGAACTTCACACCGAAGTCCACAGCTTCCAGCGGCAGATGGTTCCGTTCGTCGTTCAcctataaatataataataataataataataatagatgtgAAGAACcgaaatgagaagagggaaggaagagagaagagctaGGATAAGATtagaataggaagaagggaggataaggagggGAGACGTGAATGTTTACTCCTACACCGACCGTTATCAGGGCCCATTAACAACATGTCAGAGCAGCTCCTCGTCTAATAGGAATAGGTTGAAGGTCAGCCTCGAAGAAAAACAATAGCCTGAGTACATAGAGTTGTGCCAATGCTGTGAGACAACAatataacaatactactactactactaccgctactactactactaccactactaccactactactactactactactaataataataataataataataataataatgtttaatGATTTGAAAAAGTGGCAATAATGGCACTATAGTCTGTTCATTTTATGAAATCCGTTCAAGGTGGGGCACATTCTGGAATTCCCATGAGTGCGACCGCCAATTATCAGATTAACAGTACAGACCCACCACCCacctgttaatctctctctctctctctctctctctctctctctctctctctctctctctctctctctctctctctctctctctctctctctattattattattattaccattattattattattattattattattattattaatattattaatcaGGTAGTGTGCAAAAAAAGTCGATATTAATCataaacaaatactactactactactactactactactactactactactactaccattattcgTAATATTATTACAGAAAACTAAATCGTGTTAAATAAACACATTTGCTACTTACATCATAATCTGCCACAGCTCTCCACGTGCAGAAAGTTCGCGGCATCATGAGTCGCTGGAGAATGGACTTGTAGAGGGACATCAAATCTTCCAGGAGTCTGTTGGCATTGCACCGGTCTGACTCAAACAATTTGTTAACCCGGTTGACCTGGGACACCACAGGCTGCAGAAAAGCCAAGTACAACTTGTTGGCAGGATCTGAGTACATCTGGTACAACAAATCGGCAGTgtagttcttctcctcctcatctttggATATCTGGAAGAagttacatattattatttattattattattattattattattattttataactACTTTATGAAGTATGTTATCTTAGACAATGTAATACCTACTTAAggttaatatctctctctctctctctctctctctctctctctctctctctctctctctctctccacacacactaaacaatcAGAGGTTAAGGGGATGGGCAAATGCGTATATACAAGTAATTCAAGTGGGTTACATGAACGATAATTAACTTACCTCAAAATGGAGTTTCAGCTCATCATACTGCTCCAGAATCCTTGTTATACATGGTGCAATAGCCAGCCATCGCGTCCCTGACAACTTCAGCAACTTCAGTGGTTGTTCTCCCACGTTGATTGTATAATAGAGTTCTGCATACTTTTGTTGACGAAGCGTGCTGTGTGAAAAATATCTATATGTCTGTGACACCATGAATTCAAGGTGAGAGGGCAACTTTCGCATTGCATATGACGTACATAAATGCAATGAATGACATATGCATTTGATGTGTGTCACGTGTGGGTTTAATGCACAAAATCTTGACATAACAGAGTTGTGTGTCCCGCACATAGTGTTGCATCCATCAGTTGCCAAACCATTGCATTTTTTGACGTTCAGTTTGGCATGATTTTCTATGAAGTCAAGTAAAGATGTTGTGACCACCTCAGCTGTGCCCCTTTCCAATTCCACCAAACCCAAGAACGAAGTGATAATTCTCTTCTTTGAGTAGCTGGGATAGCGAACAACAACACAGTTTCTTTTTTGTGGTGATGTCTGTGCTTTCATCAATTATCAATGAGTAATCATTATCACCGATATCACTGCATAGTTCCTTCAGCATAGAGGGTCCCAGTACTTTGTTTATAAGTGCTGTGCACTTCGTTCTATGTAGCGAGATTTCCTTATTTGAAATTTTTCCCACAACTTCAGCCAGGTGATCAATAGTGTTAATGCTTGAATGGCAAGCAATGTGAGCTGCTAATATCAGTTCACAAATTTTCATGCTGTTATTGGCATTTGTTTTTCTAATGCCGGATTGAAATGTTCTCATGTTTGAAAATGGGGCTGCATTTTTTCTGTGCTTTTCAGTTGAGCTATGACTGACAAGGTCACTGTGATGGGCTCTAATTGTTGTTTTGCAGAACTTGCACGCTGCAACAGAGTCATCACCAGGCACACCAGAAATCCATTCTCTGAGAccatcttctttttcccattctttcttgtatttcttgCCGTACTTAGCCCACTTGCCCATTTTCACTGCACGACAGAGAGTAAACTGTTTCTGATAGCCAAGGTGCTGGTTGTGACTGTGTGGTGGTTGAAGAGAGACTGCTGGCTTCATCATCATACTGTCCAGGTCACGGGGATAGGTCATGCGACGGTGTTGACGAGGTCGTGCCCTCATGATAAATACTGATAATCCCcctggggagaggggaaagaggtcaCACCCAGGCAGATGGCCAGGCGCGTTAGGTATCGTCACCTGACAACACACCTGGCGTGGCGCTGTGCCTGAGCTTGTGAAAAAAcgatataaaataatttttccaATATAAAAAGCCCAAAATACCGCGTACTACAATAAAAACAGCCCAAGAAACCGCCAACCCGCGAATACCATTTTCTTCCCGCCAATTCCAATGAAAAATAGCCCAATTCGGGAAAACCGCGGACCTGGCAACCCTGGGACGCACCGCCACCTGTGTGTTTATGTTCACGTGAACCAAGGAGTgcacagaaaagaaaatctcTTGATTTAACAAAAAGAACAACCACAAGCTAGTGAGATGAAAACACGATCCATATTTTCTTAAGAGACAGTGAAAGAAATTGTGGAAAGCATGCTTGTGactgaacaaaaagaacaaccaCAAGCTAGTGAGATGAAAACACGATCCATATTTTCTGAAGAGACAGTGAAAGAAATTGTGGAAAGCATGCTATGTCCATGTTCTCAGAACAATGCTACTGCTACCTTTACACACCACCAAATAGACACGTATTTAAGTGGAGTGTTCATGTGGTCACGTAATTGCAGATACTATAAAAGGTGTGCAAGTGAAAGAACATTGTTATCCCATGACAACATTATTAGTGTACTGCATGATGCTCGGTGTTGGATACGCTGGTGTTGACAAACTGATTTCATTTTTAAGCTTGCATCATTTTACTAGACCTACATACATTCGTTATGCTAGGTTTATCACAGATACTGCCACAGACTTAGTGAAAAGTGTCCTGGAAAAGAGTAGACATGCTGTGTGTGATCATTATGCAAGCAAACAGGATATTGAACAAGTTGATGGCATGCCTCAAGTAAGCACAACTTTTGATGGCTCTTGGCATAAACGTGGTCACAAATCAAACTTCGGAGTAGGTGCAGTGATTGATGTTGACACAAGACTTATTTTAGATCATGAAGTTTGCTCAAAAGTATGTTTCAAGtgtaacgctaaaaagcaaatGGAGAGGCGAAATTACTGCTACCGAGTATGTGGTTTGGTTGGATGAACATGACTGTGACGCGAATTATGAAGGCTCCTCAGGGGGAATggaggcagcagcagctgtGGCATTGTGGCGTAGATCTCGTCAGTATAATATGTTCTATAAAACATTCGTGTCTGATGGTGACAGCTCTGCATTCCGTTCTGTGTGCGGGATGAATCAAGGTGCAGGACCTTACGGTGAGCAGTGCCCTGTCGTGAAGGCCGAGTGCATTAACCATGTTGCAAAAAGACTTGCCACAGGCCTTCGTGCTTTGAAAAAGACAAAGTGATGCAGAAAAGCCAGCAACATGGGGAGGAAGACAAGCTGACTGACGTAGTTATAGATCACCTGCAGTGTTATTTTCAAGTGAGTCTGAGCAGAAAGGTGGGCACAACTGCTAGTGAAATGCGTGAGAGAATGCGTGAGGAAATCATGTCAAGTTTCTTCCACTGCACGTCAACAGACGACAATCCTCAACATGACAGGTGTGCCAAAGGTGAAAGATCATGGTGCTTCTACAACAGAAGCATTGCTTTAGGACAACAGCCTCATTCCCACACCACAATGAAAGTTTATTTCCGTCTGGaagaagatcagaagagaaaaataaaagccatCTATGACAGACTCACTACAGATGAGATGATGAATCGATGTCTTCAGGGCATAACTCAAAACCGAAATGAGCACCTACACTCAAGAATATGGAGGATATGCCCAAAACATTGTAATGCATCAAAAATGTTGGTGGACTTCACAGCAGCAACTGCGGTATGCAATTACAATGTCGGCTACACTGAAAGCAACTTGGCTGGCCTGCTTGGCATTGAATCTACATTGTCTATGGAAAAATATCTGCAGAACATGGACAAGACGATGGAGTCCCCATTCAGATGAAAGATGAGGAACAAGAACCTGCGAAGAGACTTGGAGTATGCAGCTGGAGGCTTCtgactgtcactgtcttgtcaACAAATCCTTTTTTCTCAAAAGTAAGTTATTGTGCTTTAAGTTGCTACTGTTCCGTCAGTTTTTATGAGTATGCAGCTGGAGGCTTCtgactgtcactgtcttgtcaACAAATCCTTTTTTCTCAAAAGTAAGTTATTGTGCTTTAAGTTGCTACTGTTCCGTCAGTTTTTACGgtatttacataattttttttcactgtca encodes:
- the LOC135096939 gene encoding uncharacterized protein LOC135096939; this translates as MKAQTSPQKRNCVVVRYPSYSKKRIITSFLGLVELERGTAEVVTTSLLDFIENHAKLNVKKCNGLATDGCNTMCGTHNSVMSRFCALNPHVTHIKCICHSLHLCTSYAMRKLPSHLEFMVSQTYRYFSHSTLRQQKYAELYYTINVGEQPLKLLKLSGTRWLAIAPCITRILEQYDELKLHFEISKDEEEKNYTADLLYQMYSDPANKLYLAFLQPVVSQVNRVNKLFESDRCNANRLLEDLMSLYKSILQRLMMPRTFCTWRAVADYDVNDERNHLPLEAVDFGVKFYIELGQSRLDSGIVHTVKKHGRDFLMKLLQELQQRLPSNINHLQSLDALTSRNRSRSEETKTAGAVFLTKIFGGYW